DNA sequence from the Pedobacter sp. W3I1 genome:
CCGGACAGCATCCTGCCATTACCACCGAGGCAAATATTGCCACCTACCGCAGGCAGTTAGATCAGATTGGTTTTTCTTTCGATTGGAGCAGAGAAGTGCGTACCAGTGAGCCTTCTTATTACAAGTGGACACAATGGATTTTTATGCAGTTGTTCAACTCGTGGTACAACGTAGAAAACGATAGGGCAGAAGATATTACCACTTTGATCGAAAAATTCAATGCTTCTGGTACAGCTGATGTAAAAGCAGTTTGTGATGAAGATACCAAAGAATTTATGCCGAGCGATTGGGCAACCTTTACCGATGAGGAGAAACAGATTGAATTATTAAAATACCGGTTAACTTATCTCCGCGAGAGTACTGTAAACTGGTGCCCTGCTTTAGGAACCGTTTTAGCTAATGATGAAGTTAAGGATGGTTTCTCTGAGCGCGGTGGTTTCCCTGTGGAACAAAAGAAAATGATGCAGTGGAGCATGAGAATCACGGCCTACTCTGACCGGCTTTTGCAAGGTTTAGACACCATCGACTGGCCAGAACCGATTAAAGAAATGCAACGCAACTGGATTGGTAAAAGTGTTGGTGCATCAGTGAAGTTTGCAGTTGACAATGCACAGTTGGCAGTTGAAGAAACTGAAAACTCAAAACTGAAAACTGAAAAATATATAGAAGTTTTTACCACCCGTGTAGATACCATTTTTGGTGTTTCTTACCTGGTTTTGGCGCCGGAGCACGAATGGGTTGCAGAATTGACCACTCCTGAACAAAAACAGGATGTCGAAAACTATATCTCTCAAACCAAAAAGAAATCAGAATTAGACCGGATGGCCGATACTAAAACGGTATCTGGCGCTTTTACGGGAACATATGTTATCAATCCAGTAAGCGGCGAACGCGTGCAGTTGTGGATTGCTGATTATGTGTTGGCGGGTTACGGAACAGGCGCAGTGATGGGGGTTCCAAGTGGCGATCAACGCGATTGGCTATTTGCTAAACACTTCAATTTACCGATTATCCAGATTTTGGATGGTCAAAAAGACATTGATGTTCAGGCAGACCCGACCAAAGAAGGAAAATATATTAATTCGGGTTTTATTAACGGAATGACTTATAAGGAAGCTGTTCCATTCCTGAATAACTGGTTAGAAGCAGAGAAAGTAGGGAAAGCAAAAGTAAACTTCCGTCAGCGTGATGCGATTTTTGGTCGCCAGCGTTATTGGGGTGAGCCGATTCCGGTTTACTTTAAAGATGGATTGCCTTATTTGGTAAATGAAGAAGAATTGCCATTATTGCTTCCTGAGATTGATAAATATTTGCCTACCGAAACAGGTGAACCACCTTTGGCAAGGGCTGAAAATTGGGTTCCTAAAGATGGTGGTCACTACGAATTAAGTACCATGCCAGGTTGGGCAGGAAGCAGCTGGTATTGGTACCGTTATATGGATGCCAATAACAACAATGATTTTGCTTCAAAAGAAGCGGTTGAATATTGGAAAGACGTCGATTTGTACATTGGTGGTTCTGAGCATGCAACCGGTCACTTATTGTACAGCCGTTTCTGGAATAAATTTTTGAAAGATTTAGGTTATACCAAAGAAGAAGAGCCTTTCAAAAAACTGATTAACCAGGGGATGATCCAGGGTAGGAGTAATTTTGTTTACCGTATTAACGATGAGAACGGAAAACCTACCAATACCTATGTTTCGGCTGGTTTAAGAAAAGAATATAAAACCTCAGCATTACATGTTGAGGTGAATATTGTTGAAAACGATACTTTAGACATCGCCAAATTTAAAGCCTGGAGAGAAGAATATGCTAACGCAGAATTCATTCTTGAAGGCGGGAAATACATCTGCGGTGTTGAAGTAGAAAAAATGTCGAAATCAAAATTCAACGTGGTTAATCCCGATGATTTGATTGAGCGTTATGGTGCCGATACTTTGCGGATGTACGAAATGTTCTTAGGTCCGTTAGAACAGAGTAAACCCTGGAATACAAATGGTATTGAAGGTGTATTTAAGTTCTTGCGTAAATTCTGGCGTTTGTTCCATAACGAAGACTGGATTTTCCACGTAAACGATGCGGTACCTACAAAAGCCGAATTGAAATCGTTGCATAAAATCATCAAAAAAGTACAGGATGATATCGAGCGTTTCTCGTTCAATACTTCTGTATCAAGCTTTATGATTGCGGTAAACGAATTAACCGATCTGAAATGTAAAAACCGTCAGATTTTGGAAGATATGGTGATTATCCTTTCACCTTATGCACCACATATCTGTGAAGAGCTTTGGGTGTTGTTAGGTAATGAAGCCGGGACTTTATCATATACGGCTTTCCCAACATTTAAACCTGAGTATCTGGTAGAAGATGAGTTTGCTTATCCGGTTTCAATCAATGGCAAAATGAAAATGAACCTGAATTTGAGTTTAACTTTAGCTCAACCTGAAGTAGAAAGCATTTTATTGGCCGATGAGCATTTCCAGAAATTCTTAGATGGTAAAGCACCTAAAAAGATCATTTTCGTTAAAGGAAAGATTATTAATGTGGTTGTGTAGAGAGGTAGAAGGCGGAAGGTATAAGGTAGAGGGTTTTCCTTCTCTTGCCTTAAAAATAGAAATACCCGATTTGCAAAACGCAAATCGGGTATTTTGTTGAAAATTATTGGAAGGTTGGGTTTTCAGACCTTAAGCCTTCCTGCCTTAAACCTTCTACCTTTTTTATCTCTCTCCTCTTTTCTTGTTTCCGCCAAATCTTCTGTTGTTGCTGGCGTTACGTGGTTTACCACTCATATTGCCATCACCACCTTTTTTAGCACCGCCACCGCCTTTAGATTGGGCCTGTGGTTTGCGTTTAACCTGGTTTTTGGCTAACATACTTTCCCAGCTTAGCGGGTAAGGATGATCATCAACAATGGGCAAGGTAATTTTAATCAGTTTCTGGATGTCCAGTAAGTATTCGTTTTCTTCTGCATCGCAGAAAGAAATGGCAATCCCGTTAGCACCAGCACGGCCGGTACGGCCAATTCTGTGTACATAAGATTCAGGAATGTTTGGCAATTCGAAGTTGAAAACATGAGATAACTGGTCAATATCAATACCACGGGCAGCAATATCAGTAGCTACCAAAACGCGGATTTTTCTGTCCTTAAAATCAGTTAATGCCCTTTGTCTGGCATTTTGAGATTTATTTCCGTGGATAGCCGCAGCTTTAACTCCAGCGAAACCTAAATCCTTTACAATACGGTCTGCACCATGTTTGGTACGGGTAAAAACCAAAGCCGTTTCGATCTTTTTATCCTCAAGAA
Encoded proteins:
- the leuS gene encoding leucine--tRNA ligase gives rise to the protein MDYQFKEIEQKWQKFWADHQTFKAESNSEKPKYYVLDMFPYPSGAGLHVGHPLGYIASDIFSRYKRLKGFNVLHPMGYDSFGLPAEQYAIQTGQHPAITTEANIATYRRQLDQIGFSFDWSREVRTSEPSYYKWTQWIFMQLFNSWYNVENDRAEDITTLIEKFNASGTADVKAVCDEDTKEFMPSDWATFTDEEKQIELLKYRLTYLRESTVNWCPALGTVLANDEVKDGFSERGGFPVEQKKMMQWSMRITAYSDRLLQGLDTIDWPEPIKEMQRNWIGKSVGASVKFAVDNAQLAVEETENSKLKTEKYIEVFTTRVDTIFGVSYLVLAPEHEWVAELTTPEQKQDVENYISQTKKKSELDRMADTKTVSGAFTGTYVINPVSGERVQLWIADYVLAGYGTGAVMGVPSGDQRDWLFAKHFNLPIIQILDGQKDIDVQADPTKEGKYINSGFINGMTYKEAVPFLNNWLEAEKVGKAKVNFRQRDAIFGRQRYWGEPIPVYFKDGLPYLVNEEELPLLLPEIDKYLPTETGEPPLARAENWVPKDGGHYELSTMPGWAGSSWYWYRYMDANNNNDFASKEAVEYWKDVDLYIGGSEHATGHLLYSRFWNKFLKDLGYTKEEEPFKKLINQGMIQGRSNFVYRINDENGKPTNTYVSAGLRKEYKTSALHVEVNIVENDTLDIAKFKAWREEYANAEFILEGGKYICGVEVEKMSKSKFNVVNPDDLIERYGADTLRMYEMFLGPLEQSKPWNTNGIEGVFKFLRKFWRLFHNEDWIFHVNDAVPTKAELKSLHKIIKKVQDDIERFSFNTSVSSFMIAVNELTDLKCKNRQILEDMVIILSPYAPHICEELWVLLGNEAGTLSYTAFPTFKPEYLVEDEFAYPVSINGKMKMNLNLSLTLAQPEVESILLADEHFQKFLDGKAPKKIIFVKGKIINVVV